A window of Rhizobium oryzihabitans genomic DNA:
GTCGGCCAGCTGAAGCCCGGAAGTTTCATAGCGGCAATCAACCGTGTCATGGGTGGGACGCAGGACGGCACTCCTTGCCAGGAAGGGGCGGACGACGCTGCGCATAGCAGGACATGGCACCCCCACGGCGCATCTTGCGCCGGGGCGGTATTTGGCAGGCCCATCGATAGAGCGGCAAGCATCGCAAGCTTCTTCATTCCGGTGTTCCTCATATGATTATCGATCTGTGCGAACTGGTTTGTTTCGTGCATCTGCGAAGGGCGGCGATATCTCGCTTTGGCGGGTGGCCAGGAGATTGAAATCTGCGATGGGCTGCCGTTCGTTGGTGCGATCGACAGCGCGCCGGCGCCATTCGTTCATGTCGAGAACGTAAGTGGCCCACATCCCGTAACGCGCTGCCATTGCGCTCGTCTGGTAGCCGAGATAGGCGGCGTGGCGCGGGTAGGGCGTGGAAACACGCGCCCAGCCGACGCGCAGCATTTCGAGGGCGAGATCTCGACCGGCAACAGTGCAAACGGCTTCAGGCGTCCCGTCAACGCCGATCGTGACCACTTGGCAGGTTACGGAAGCTGCACCCATCGTCCGTTTCAGCCAAGCTTTTGCGAGCGGGCCGCAAGGGACAGGATTGGGCGCTTTGACAGCCTTCC
This region includes:
- a CDS encoding thermonuclease family protein; translation: MMKLTALIALCATTTIASAADLVKTPAALPPAAYEAAPLSVVSGRASIIDGRTLWFPQTAQKVRLADIDACELPQWALDPEWTNRKAVKAPNPVPCGPLAKAWLKRTMGAASVTCQVVTIGVDGTPEAVCTVAGRDLALEMLRVGWARVSTPYPRHAAYLGYQTSAMAARYGMWATYVLDMNEWRRRAVDRTNERQPIADFNLLATRQSEISPPFADARNKPVRTDR